CGGCTGCTCTCGTCGTGCCACTCGAGCGCGGTGGCTGCGAGCTTCTCCTTGAACTCGGCGCCGTGGTGGGCGCAGAAGTAGAGCTCGCCGCTGGCCATGGTGGCGCGGATGTACGCCTGCGCTCCGCAGCTGTCGCAGCGGTCAGCGGCGGTGAGCTGGTGGCTGCTGGCTTCGTCGATGGAGAGGTCCTGCACGGTCTGGGTCATTGCTGTGCTCCTCACGGATCGCAGGTGGTGCGGGTGGACCACCATTTGAACACGTGGTGGCTGGGAGCCGTGCATCCCGGACCGCCTGTTTCGCTGAGCGCGGAGCGGTTGTCCCCAGTCCGAGCCGCGCCGCTGTCCGGCGGTCTGGCTGTCGGTGCCCCTCGGTACCATCGGGATGTGAGCTCCGACTACTCTGCACGACACCTCTCCGTCCTCGAAGGGCTCGAGGCGGTTCGGAAGCGTCCGGGCATGTACATCGGCTCGACGGACTCGCGCGGGCTCATGCACTGCCTGTGGGAGATCATCGACAACTCCGTCGACGAAGCGCTCGCGGGTCACGGCGACGAGATCGGGGTCGTGCTGCACGCCGACGGCTCCGTCGAGGTCCGCGACACCGCCCGCGGCATCCCTGTGGACGTGGAACCGAAGACCGGCCTGACCGGGGTCGAGGTCGTGTTCACGAAGCTGCACGCCGGCGGCAAGTTCGGGTCCGGATCGTACGCGGCCTCCGGTGGCCTGCACGGCGTGGGTGCCTCGGTCGTGAACGCGCTGTCGGAGCGCCTCGACGTCGAGGTCGACCGCGGTGGCAAGACCTACGCGATGTCCTTCCACCGGGGCGAGCCCGGCACCTTCGCCGGTGACGGGCCGGATGCGCCCTTCACCCCGTTCACCTCGGGCAGTGAGCTCCGTGTCGTCGGCAAGGTGAAGAAGGGGGTCACCGGGTCCCGCATCCGGTACTGGGCGGACCGACAGATCTTCACCACGGACGCCCGTTTCAGCACGGGCGACCTGGTCAACCGCGCCCGCCAGACCGCCTTCCTGGTGCCCGGGCTCGGCATCACGATCACCGACGAACGGGCCGCGTCCATCGAGGCTGCCGCCCAGCGTGCCGAGGCGACCGGGACGACGGTCGCGCCCGGTCCGGTCATCGAGCGCTTCCGGTACGAGGGCGGCATCAGCGAGTTCGTCGAGCACCTGGCGGTCGACTCCGCGGTCACCGACGTCTGGCGCATCCAGGGCACCGGGACCTTCACGGAGACCGTTCCGATGCTCGACGACAAGGGCCACATGGTGTCCACCTCGGTCGAGCGGACCTGCGAGGTCGACATCGCGATGCGGTGGGGCAGCGGGTACGAGACCGTCGAGCGGAGCTTCGTCAACATCATCGCGACGCCGAAGGGCGGCACGCACCTGACCGGCTTCGAGTCGGGCGTCGTCAAGGCCGTGCGCACGCAGGTCGAGGCGAACGCCCGCAAGCTCAAGGTCGGGCAGGACAAGCTCGAGAAGGACGACGTGCTCGCAGGCCTCACCGCCGTGCTGACCGTCCGCCTGCCCGAGCCGCAGTTCGAGGGGCAGACGAAGGAGGTCCTCGGCACCCCCGCGGTCCGGAAGATCGTCGACCAGGTCGTGGCGAAGCAGCTCACCGACGTCCTCACCTCGACACAGCGCACCGAGAAGGCGCAGGCCGCGACCCTGCTCGAGAAGGTCGTCGCCGAGATGAAGACCCGCATCTCGGCGCGGGCGCACAAGGAGACGCAGCGGCGCAAGAACGCGCTGGAGAACTCCTCGTTGCCGACCAAGCTCGCCGACTGCCGCAAGCAGGACGCCGAGGGTACGGAGCTCTTCATCGTCGAGGGCGACTCCGCGCTCGGCACCGCCAAGCTCGCCCGCAACAGCGAGTACCAGGCGCTGCTGCCCATCCGCGGCAAGATCCTCAACGTGCAGAAGGCCTCGGTGTCGGACATGCTGTCCAACACCGAGTGCGCCTCGATCATCCAGGTCATCGGCGCCGGCTCCGGCCGCTCGTTCGAGATCGACCAGGCCCGCTACGGCAAGATCATCATCATGTCGGACGCCGACGTCGACGGTGCCCACATCCGCACGCTCCTGCTGACGCTGTTCTTCCGGTACATGCGGCCGATGATCGAGCAGGGCCGGGTGTTCGCCGCCGTGCCGCCGCTGCACCGGGTCGTCGTGGTGAACCGCGGCAAGCCGAACGACACGCTCTACACCTACTCCGAGGCCGAGCTGCAGGCGGTGCTGAAGAAGCTCGCGAAGCAGGGCAAGAAGTACCAGGAGCCGATCCAGCGGTACAAGGGCCTGGGGGAGATGGACGCCGACCAGCTCGCCGAGACGACGATGGACCGGGCGCACCGCACGCTCCGTCGGGTGAACGTGACCGATGCCGAGAGCGCCGCGAAGGTGTTCGAGCTGCTGATGGGCAACGACGTCGCGCCGCGCAAGGAGTTCATCCTGGCCGGCGAGGGCCTCGACCGCGACCGCATCGACGCGTAGGGGCGGCGGCCCGGCGGCGACGCGGAGCGCGGCGCCCAGCGGCAGCGCGAAGCGGCGCTCAGCGGCGGCGCACCGCCGCAGCGCGAAGTGGCGCTCAGCGGCGGCGCACGGCCGCAGCGCGAAGCGGCGCCTGGCGGCGGCGCACGGCCCGAGACTCGCGCTGGCCGACGGTTCTCGCCCTCTGCTGTCTGGCCGAGACACCGCCGGCCGGACGAGACGCCGTCGTCGTGCCGAGACGCCGCCGGATCCGGCGGCGTCTCGCGAACTCGGCCCCGTCTCGTGGATCCCACGGCGTCTCGCGGCATCCCGGGCGTCTCGAGGGACCAGCTGGCGGGCGGGAGGCGACGCGCTGACTGCCACCGCGCCTCCCGGCCGACGGGTCGACCCTGCGGGCGCGTGACACGCCGCGTGCTGACGTTCCGGTCGCACGACACGTCGGCACCAGCGGCACGGGACGGCAAGTCGTGCGACCAGGGCGGGAACACGGCGGCCGCACACTCGCGCGCAGCGGCGGGCGGGACCCCGCCTACGCCTCGCCCGCGGTACCGTCCAGGGCTGCTGCGCTGCCGCCGATCGAGCCGATCACGGCCTCGAGCGGCGCTCCCGACCCGTCGCGCTTCGACAGCCAGTCGGGCAGGGTCCGCGCGGCTCCGTCCGACCCCACGGCGTGCGGCGGCGCGATGCCGGCCCACGCCACGGTCAGCCCGTCCTCGCCCTTGAGGAACGCGTGCGCCCGCACACCCTGCGTCGCACGGCCCTTCGCGGGGAACTCCGAGAACGCCGAGACCTTCGCCCGTCCGGGGTCCGTTCCGGGCAGCGCCCCCGACGCCGTCGATACGGTGGCGACCACTGCGTCCTCGGACAGCGCGACGGACCCGAACCAGATCACCGACGCACCGGAAGCCAGGGAGACCCCGGCGACGCCGCCCGCGGGCAGCCCCTGTGGTCGGACGCCCGAGGCCGGGAACCGCAGCAGCTGCGCGTTCGACGTGATGAACACGAGGTCGTCCGACTCCGGCGCCTGCGCGGCCCCGACGACGGTGTCCTTCGGCTTCAGCCCGATGGCGACGAACTCGTCCTTGTCCGGCCAGGCGCCGGTCGCGACGCGTTTCACGACGCCCTGCGCGGTGCCGATGGCGAGCGAGTCGCCCGCCTCTGCGGACAGGTCGACGAGTGCGACGACGGACTCGGTGCGAGCGATCCCGAGGTAGTCGGACACCCGCACGCCGGCGTCGAGCCGGACGGACGCCGGCGGCACCGCGGGGACGTCGACGGGGGAGAACCGCAGCACGCGGCCGGTCGAGGTCAGCGCACCGACCTGCCCACGGACGGTGGAGACGACGGTCGAGCGGACCGCGTCGTGCTTCGACCGCTTCGGCACCCGCACGATCCCGAGGTCCGAGGAGGGGATGTCCACCCGCACGAGTCGACCGGTGGTCGAGAGCAGCACACGGCACGGAGCGTCGGCGATCTGCAGCGACTCGGGGTCGACCGCGGCCTTGCGGCCACCGCGCACCGGGGCATCGGCCTCGGTGAGCAGGGTGCGGCGCGGCGTGGCGAACCGGTCGGAGACCTCGGTCAGCTCGACCGCCACCTGGGCACGGAGCCGGGCGTCGGACGCCAGCAGTTCCTCGAGCGCGGCGATGTCGGCGAGGAGCTGGTCGCGCTCGCCCTCGAGCTCGAGGCGCGAGAACTTCGTCAGGCGCCGCAGACGCAGCTCGAGGATGTACTCGGCCTGCACCTCGGACAGGTCGAAGACGTCCTGCAGCTTCGTCCGTGCGGCCTCGGAGTCGTCGGACGAGCGGATGACCTCGATGACCTCGTCGATGTCGAGGATCGCGATGAGCAGACCCTCGACGAGGTGCAGCCGTTCCTTCCGACGGGCGAGCCGGTACCGGGAGCGCCGGGTGACCACGTCGAGCCGGTGCTGCACGTAGACGTCGAGCAGTTCGCGCAGGCCGAGCGTGCGCGGTGACCCCTGCACGAGCGCGACGTTGTTGATGCCGAAGCCGTCCTCGAGCGGGGTGTGCTTGTAGAGCTGCTCGAGCACGGCCGTCGGGTTGAAGCCGGACTTGATGCCGATGACCAGCCGCAGCCCGTGGTTCCGGTCCGTCAGGTCGTTGACGTCGGAGATGCCGACGAGCTTCTTCGCCTGGACGCCGTCCTTGATCTTCTCGATCACGCGTTCGGGGCCGACCAGGTACGGCAGCTCCGTGACGACGAGGCCGACCTTGCGCGGCGTGAGGTTCTCGACGGACACCTTCGCCCGGGTGCGGAACGAGCCGCGGCCCGTCGCGTAGGCGTCGCGCACCCCGGAGAGCCCGACGATCGTGCCACCGGACGGCAGGTCCGGGCCCGGCACGAACTCCATCAGTTCCTCGAGGGTCGCCGTCGGGTTCAGGAGCAGGTGCTTCGCGGCC
The sequence above is drawn from the Curtobacterium sp. MR_MD2014 genome and encodes:
- a CDS encoding DUF7455 domain-containing protein yields the protein MTQTVQDLSIDEASSHQLTAADRCDSCGAQAYIRATMASGELYFCAHHGAEFKEKLAATALEWHDESSRLHESK
- a CDS encoding DNA gyrase/topoisomerase IV subunit B — its product is MSSDYSARHLSVLEGLEAVRKRPGMYIGSTDSRGLMHCLWEIIDNSVDEALAGHGDEIGVVLHADGSVEVRDTARGIPVDVEPKTGLTGVEVVFTKLHAGGKFGSGSYAASGGLHGVGASVVNALSERLDVEVDRGGKTYAMSFHRGEPGTFAGDGPDAPFTPFTSGSELRVVGKVKKGVTGSRIRYWADRQIFTTDARFSTGDLVNRARQTAFLVPGLGITITDERAASIEAAAQRAEATGTTVAPGPVIERFRYEGGISEFVEHLAVDSAVTDVWRIQGTGTFTETVPMLDDKGHMVSTSVERTCEVDIAMRWGSGYETVERSFVNIIATPKGGTHLTGFESGVVKAVRTQVEANARKLKVGQDKLEKDDVLAGLTAVLTVRLPEPQFEGQTKEVLGTPAVRKIVDQVVAKQLTDVLTSTQRTEKAQAATLLEKVVAEMKTRISARAHKETQRRKNALENSSLPTKLADCRKQDAEGTELFIVEGDSALGTAKLARNSEYQALLPIRGKILNVQKASVSDMLSNTECASIIQVIGAGSGRSFEIDQARYGKIIIMSDADVDGAHIRTLLLTLFFRYMRPMIEQGRVFAAVPPLHRVVVVNRGKPNDTLYTYSEAELQAVLKKLAKQGKKYQEPIQRYKGLGEMDADQLAETTMDRAHRTLRRVNVTDAESAAKVFELLMGNDVAPRKEFILAGEGLDRDRIDA
- a CDS encoding DNA gyrase/topoisomerase IV subunit A, translating into MARTEAVGLPDGERIEDVDVSEEMQGSFLEYAYSVIYSRALPDARDGLKPVQRRILYQMAEMGLRPDRGHVKSARVTGEVMGKLHPHGDGAIYDALVRLAQPFTMRVPLVDGHGNFGSLDDGPAAARYTEARLAEPSMAMTEGLGEDVVDFVPNYDNQIMQPGVLPAAFPNLLVNGASGIAVGMATNMAPHNLGEVVEAAKHLLLNPTATLEELMEFVPGPDLPSGGTIVGLSGVRDAYATGRGSFRTRAKVSVENLTPRKVGLVVTELPYLVGPERVIEKIKDGVQAKKLVGISDVNDLTDRNHGLRLVIGIKSGFNPTAVLEQLYKHTPLEDGFGINNVALVQGSPRTLGLRELLDVYVQHRLDVVTRRSRYRLARRKERLHLVEGLLIAILDIDEVIEVIRSSDDSEAARTKLQDVFDLSEVQAEYILELRLRRLTKFSRLELEGERDQLLADIAALEELLASDARLRAQVAVELTEVSDRFATPRRTLLTEADAPVRGGRKAAVDPESLQIADAPCRVLLSTTGRLVRVDIPSSDLGIVRVPKRSKHDAVRSTVVSTVRGQVGALTSTGRVLRFSPVDVPAVPPASVRLDAGVRVSDYLGIARTESVVALVDLSAEAGDSLAIGTAQGVVKRVATGAWPDKDEFVAIGLKPKDTVVGAAQAPESDDLVFITSNAQLLRFPASGVRPQGLPAGGVAGVSLASGASVIWFGSVALSEDAVVATVSTASGALPGTDPGRAKVSAFSEFPAKGRATQGVRAHAFLKGEDGLTVAWAGIAPPHAVGSDGAARTLPDWLSKRDGSGAPLEAVIGSIGGSAAALDGTAGEA